Proteins encoded by one window of Enterobacter hormaechei subsp. xiangfangensis:
- the rsmA gene encoding 16S rRNA (adenine(1518)-N(6)/adenine(1519)-N(6))-dimethyltransferase RsmA — protein sequence MTNRVHQGHLARKRFGQNFLNDQFVIDSIVSAINPQKGQAMVEIGPGLAALTEPVGERLDELTVIELDRDLAARLQTHPFLGPKLTIYQQDAMTMNFGELSEKMGQPLRVFGNLPYNISTPLMFHLFSYTDAIADMHFMLQKEVVNRLVAGPNSKAYGRLSVMAQYYCNVIPVLEVPPSAFTPPPKVDSAVVRLVPHKTMPYPVKDLRVLSRITTEAFNQRRKTIRNSLGNLFTVDVLAELGIDPAMRAENISVEQYCKLANYISDNAPPKES from the coding sequence ATGACTAATCGAGTCCATCAGGGCCACTTAGCCCGTAAACGCTTCGGGCAAAACTTCCTCAACGATCAGTTTGTGATCGACAGTATCGTTTCTGCCATTAATCCGCAGAAAGGTCAGGCCATGGTCGAAATCGGCCCGGGACTTGCCGCGCTGACCGAGCCGGTAGGCGAACGCCTCGACGAACTGACCGTTATCGAACTCGACCGCGATCTGGCCGCGCGTCTGCAAACGCACCCGTTCCTCGGGCCGAAGCTGACGATTTATCAGCAGGATGCGATGACCATGAACTTTGGCGAACTGTCAGAAAAAATGGGACAGCCGCTGCGCGTGTTCGGTAACCTGCCGTACAACATCTCCACCCCGCTGATGTTCCATCTGTTTAGCTATACTGATGCCATTGCCGACATGCACTTCATGTTGCAAAAAGAGGTCGTTAACCGTCTGGTTGCAGGGCCGAACAGTAAAGCGTATGGTCGTTTAAGCGTGATGGCGCAATATTACTGCAACGTGATCCCGGTATTAGAAGTACCGCCTTCCGCGTTCACGCCACCGCCAAAAGTAGATTCTGCGGTTGTGCGCCTGGTGCCGCACAAAACGATGCCGTACCCGGTCAAAGACCTGCGCGTGCTGAGCCGTATCACGACAGAAGCCTTTAACCAGCGCCGTAAAACGATTCGTAACAGCCTTGGCAATCTGTTTACCGTTGACGTATTAGCTGAGTTGGGCATCGACCCGGCAATGCGTGCGGAAAATATTTCCGTAGAGCAGTACTGCAAGCTGGCTAATTACATCAGCGACAATGCGCCGCCGAAGGAGAGCTAA
- the pdxA gene encoding 4-hydroxythreonine-4-phosphate dehydrogenase PdxA, translating into MKPHRVVITPGEPAGIGPDLVVQLAQRSWPVELVVCADATLLQDRAALLGLPLTLLPYVEGQQPAPQQSGTLTLLSVPLRAPVVPGELHTENGHYVVETLARACDGCLQGEFAALITGPVHKGVINDAGIPFTGHTEFFEERSHSPKVVMMLATEAMRVALVTTHLPIKAIPDAITPELLREIIGILHHDLQTKFGIPQPHVLVCGLNPHAGEGGHMGTEEIDTIIPVLEEMRAKGMNLSGPLPADTLFQPKYLDNADAVLAMYHDQGLPVLKYQGFGRGVNITLGLPFIRTSVDHGTALDLAGQGKADVGSFITALNLAIKMIVNTQ; encoded by the coding sequence ATGAAACCGCATCGTGTTGTGATCACCCCCGGCGAACCCGCCGGGATTGGGCCTGACCTGGTGGTTCAGCTCGCCCAGCGCAGCTGGCCGGTAGAGTTGGTTGTCTGTGCAGATGCAACACTGTTACAAGACCGGGCAGCTTTGCTCGGTCTGCCTTTAACGCTCCTCCCTTACGTTGAAGGCCAACAGCCCGCACCGCAGCAGTCTGGTACTCTCACCCTGCTTTCTGTTCCGCTCCGTGCGCCTGTTGTCCCCGGCGAGTTACACACCGAAAACGGCCACTACGTTGTCGAGACGCTGGCGCGCGCCTGTGACGGTTGCCTTCAGGGCGAATTTGCCGCCCTGATCACCGGTCCGGTGCATAAAGGCGTGATCAATGACGCGGGCATTCCGTTTACCGGGCATACCGAATTTTTCGAAGAGCGTTCGCACAGCCCGAAAGTGGTGATGATGCTGGCAACCGAAGCAATGCGCGTTGCGCTGGTAACAACGCACCTGCCGATCAAAGCCATTCCGGATGCCATTACGCCTGAACTCCTGCGTGAGATCATTGGCATTTTGCATCACGATCTGCAAACCAAATTCGGCATTCCGCAGCCGCATGTGCTGGTTTGCGGCCTGAATCCGCACGCGGGTGAGGGCGGACATATGGGCACCGAAGAGATCGACACCATCATTCCGGTGCTTGAGGAGATGCGGGCGAAGGGGATGAACCTCAGCGGGCCTCTGCCTGCCGACACCCTTTTCCAGCCCAAATACCTGGATAATGCCGACGCCGTACTCGCGATGTACCACGATCAGGGTCTGCCCGTGCTAAAATACCAGGGCTTTGGCCGCGGGGTGAATATCACCCTCGGTTTACCCTTTATTCGAACGTCCGTTGACCACGGTACTGCGCTGGATCTGGCAGGCCAGGGAAAAGCGGATGTCGGCAGTTTTATTACGGCGCTTAATCTCGCCATCAAAATGATTGTTAATACTCAATGA